In one Pseudomonas sp. 31-12 genomic region, the following are encoded:
- a CDS encoding papain-like cysteine protease family protein: protein MLTTEATSFTGETLPRCLTGHLLNPQLSDVESAAPLSALAAASLNFTMQKQTQTNWCWAAVSASVGNYYGTGSWTQCGVATTALDRNCCNQPGPCNVYGYLDTALRITRSFNGMNQGSLQMSAIQNQINMGRPIGLRCAWYGGGAHFLTIYGTNGNYVLVADSIYGYSTRALNSFPGSYNGGGNWTNTYFTVKN from the coding sequence ATGTTAACCACTGAAGCCACGTCATTCACCGGCGAAACCCTGCCAAGGTGCCTGACCGGTCACCTGCTTAACCCGCAACTGTCCGATGTCGAATCGGCTGCCCCCCTCAGCGCACTGGCTGCTGCCAGTCTCAACTTCACAATGCAGAAGCAAACCCAGACCAACTGGTGCTGGGCGGCGGTTTCCGCCTCGGTTGGCAACTATTACGGCACCGGGTCCTGGACCCAATGTGGCGTGGCCACCACTGCACTCGACCGCAACTGCTGCAATCAACCGGGGCCGTGCAACGTGTACGGCTATCTGGATACAGCCCTGAGGATTACCCGCAGTTTCAACGGCATGAACCAGGGTTCGCTGCAGATGTCGGCCATCCAGAACCAGATCAACATGGGCCGACCGATCGGTTTGCGGTGTGCCTGGTACGGTGGCGGTGCGCACTTCCTGACGATCTATGGCACCAACGGCAACTACGTGCTGGTCGCAGACTCGATCTACGGCTACTCGACCCGCGCGTTGAACTCGTTCCCCGGTTCTTACAACGGCGGCGGCAACTGGACCAACACTTACTTCACCGTTAAAAACTAG